One Oryza brachyantha chromosome 3, ObraRS2, whole genome shotgun sequence DNA segment encodes these proteins:
- the LOC121053966 gene encoding 21 kDa protein-like, giving the protein MLLALAMLLAVAAGSCQPAAASTAPAMSPAVSPVPAAGGVGAGGAGGDDDAGRSRKGEEFVRGCCARTLYPRLCTAALSPYAATVNSSHARLAVASANLTAGAISGLGGRILSSTASTEPAASSGALRDCAEAVASAADLAARAAERLAVGPEVLWRVRDAQTWLSAAMTYEDTCDDALRPARSAPSPVRAELRAGVRRAMKHTSIALALVHMLITTGA; this is encoded by the coding sequence ATGCTTCTTGCTCTTGCAATGCTCctcgcggtggcggcgggctCGTGccaaccggcggcggcctccacggcgccggcgatgagCCCTGCCGTGTCACCGGttccggcggcgggcggcgtcggcgccggtggcgcaggcggagacgacgacgcagGGCGGAGCCGGAAGGGCGAGGAGTTCGTCCGCGGCTGCTGCGCGCGCACACTCTACCCGCGCCTCTGCACCGCGGCGCTCTCGCCGTACGCCGCCACCGTCAACTCCAGCCacgcccgcctcgccgtcgcctccgctaacctcaccgccggcgccatcaGCGGCCTGGGAGGCCGGATCCTGTCGTCTACCGCCAGCACCGAGCCGGCGGCCTCCTCCGGCGCGCTCCGCGACTGCGCTGAGGCCGTCGCGTCGGCGGCCGAcctggcggcgcgcgcggcagaGCGGCTGGCCGTGGGCCCTGAGGTTCTCTGGCGCGTCCGCGACGCGCAGACGTGGCTCAGCGCCGCCATGACCTACGAGGACACGTGCGACGACGCCCTCCGGCCGGCCAGGTCCGCCCCGTCGCCGGTGAGGGCCGAGCTGCGCGCCGGGGTGCGTCGCGCCATGAAGCACACCAGCATTGCACTCGCACTCGTCCACATGCTTATCACTACTGGTGCCTGA
- the LOC107303443 gene encoding putative UPF0481 protein At3g02645, translating to MGTCPNLQFDEAQWIIRIRRILDEEEVEVHDSQPISIFDVPKPLLRTKPEAYTPQLVALGPYHHRREELRDMEMYKLSAARRAQALLPAGMNFQHLVAVFSTLQYQIRAHYHRHLGIGNDALAWMMAIDVSFLLEFLQTFCPSDGQRAVPQRIPSRMSHVVDPCRRTSSHGMVLHDVVMLENQVPLFLLLRAMEMRSSSRAAAESALGSMVSGFFQEKDSMMPRKNKNNKSKKKMVMDRIVVVVVR from the exons atggggACTTGCCCAAATCTCCAATTCGACGAAGCACAATGGATCATCCGCATCCGCCGTATtctcgacgaggaggaggtcgaAGTCCATGACAGCCAACCCATCTCCATCTTCGACGTCCCCAAGCCCCTCCTGCGCACCAAACCTGAAGCCTACACCCCTCAGCTGGTTGCACTTGGCCCTTACCACCATCGCCGCGAGGAGCTCCGTGACATGGAGATGTACAAGCTCTCTGCTGCCAGGAGAGCCCAGGCTCTCCTCCCAGCTGGTATGAACTTCCAGCACCTCGTGGCTGTCTTCTCTACGCTACAATACCAGATCCGAGCTCACTACCACAG gCATCTAGGCATCGGTAACGACGCGCTAGCATGGATGATGGCCATCGACGTGTCATTCCTTCTCGAGTTCCTGCAGACGTTCTGCCCGAGCGACGGGCAGCGTGCAGTACCGCAGAGGATCCCGTCGAGGATGTCGCACGTGGTCGATCCGTGTCGGAGGACATCCTCCCACGGCATGGTGCTGCACGACGTCGTGATGCTGGAAAACCAGGTGCCTCTCTTCCTGCTCCTCAGGGCCATGGAGATGCGGAGCTcgtcgcgcgcggcggcggagtccgCGCTGGGCTCCATGGTGTCCGGGTTCTTTCAGGAG AAGGATTCGATGATGCCACGGAAGAACAAGAACAACAAGAGCAAGAAGAAGATGGTGATGGATCGcatcgttgtcgtcgtcgtcagatGA